A single window of Vigna radiata var. radiata cultivar VC1973A chromosome 4, Vradiata_ver6, whole genome shotgun sequence DNA harbors:
- the LOC106758302 gene encoding putative receptor protein kinase ZmPK1: MASSILLFLFLQFFSLPTSHSAFSSLTTDSSLSVEKPDDVILSPNGVFSAGFVAAGENAYSFAVYFTQNRSHNHPTIVWMANRENLVNGKRSKLSLSRTGNLVLDDAAQRTVWSSNTASLASPLLHLRDDGNLVLRDLQETVLWQSFDCPTDTLLPGQPLTRRTQLVSARSDTNQSSGFYKLFFDDDNVLRLLFDGPDVSSIYWPYPWLVSWDAGRSTYNSSRLAVLDSLGRFISTDSFTFITSDYGAMKHRRLKLDSDGNLRVYTLHDEWFVSWQARDDPCNIHGICGPNSACSYDHEHGRKCSCLPGHRIKNHSDWSYGCEPVFVLSCNRSESTFLELLGVEIYGYDANFSEGNSYSHCENLCLADCNCKGFQYSYNDGKNYYNCYIKMQLLNGRRSPSFRGTVYMKVPKNHSLFREESFRSNEHVCVVQLPRVYDKYHVKKIVRFFLWVAIVIGAIESVCVFVVWVFIVKTRRKSRADEHDYHPLTDRFRKYSYSELKKATKGFSEEIGRGAGGVVYKGILSDERHAAIKRLNEAEQGEGEFLAEVSIIGRLNHMNLIQMWGYCVEGKHRLLVYEYMENGSLAQNLSSNTLDWSKRYNIALGTARVLAYLHEECLEWILHCDIKPQNILLDANYQPKVADFGLSKLQNRNNLNNSSFSMIRGTRGYMAPEWVLNLAITSKVDVYSYGIVLLEMITGKNPTTSVQNIDGEESYNGRVVAWVREKKSGRSWLEHIIDPAIQTNYDESKMELLVKVALDCVEEDKDIRPTMSQVVEMLQSVPQ, translated from the coding sequence ATGGCTTCCTCAATCTTACTCTTTCTCTTCCTACAATTCTTCTCTCTGCCCACTTCACATTCTGCATTTTCATCACTCACCACGGACTCATCCCTCTCGGTAGAGAAACCCGACGACGTTATTCTCTCCCCAAACGGCGTTTTCTCCGCCGGCTTTGTTGCCGCCGGTGAAAATGCCTACTCCTTCGCCGTATACTTCACACAAAACCGTTCCCACAACCACCCCACAATCGTGTGGATGGCGAACCGGGAGAACCTCGTCAACGGAAAACGTTCCAAACTCTCTCTCTCACGAACCGGTAACCTTGTCTTGGATGATGCTGCTCAACGAACGGTGTGGTCTTCGAACACTGCTTCGTTGGCTTCACCACTGTTGCATCTCAGAGACGATGGCAATCTCGTCTTGCGTGACCTCCAAGAAACCGTTCTGTGGCAAAGCTTTGATTGTCCCACCGATACTCTTCTTCCGGGACAACCCCTCACCAGACGCACGCAACTCGTGTCTGCAAGAAGCGACACTAACCAGTCCTCCGGTTTCTACAAGCTCTTCTTCGACGATGACAATGTTCTTCGTCTTCTTTTCGATGGCCCTGATGTTTCCAGCATTTACTGGCCATATCCATGGTTGGTGAGTTGGGACGCTGGAAGGTCTACTTACAATAGCAGTAGATTGGCAGTGTTGGACTCACTCGGAAGATTCATTTCAACTGATAGTTTTACTTTCATTACATCTGATTATGGCGCTATGAAGCATAGAAGATTGAAACTTGATTCTGATGGTAACCTTAGAGTGTATACACTGCATGATGAATGGTTTGTTTCGTGGCAAGCGAGAGATGACCCTTGCAATATCCACGGGATTTGTGGACCTAACAGTGCGTGCAGTTATGATCATGAGCATGGAAGGAAGTGCTCGTGTCTTCCGGGACATAGAATCAAGAACCATAGCGATTGGTCTTATGGCTGTGAACCTGTGTTCGTTTTGTCTTGCAACAGAAGTGAGTCTACCTTCTTGGAGTTGCTGGGTGTTGAGATTTATGGTTATGATGCTAACTTTTCTGAAGGTAATAGCTATAGTCATTGTGAGAATCTGTGCTTAGCAGACTGTAACTGTAAGGGGTTTCAGTACTCATACAATGACGGCAAAAACTATTACAATTGTTACATCAAGATGCAATTGCTTAACGGGCGCCGATCACCGAGTTTCAGAGGAACAGTATACATGAAAGTGCCTAAAAATCATAGCCTTTTCAGGGAAGAATCGTTTCGTTCAAATGAgcatgtttgtgttgttcaaCTTCCCAGGGTGTATGACAAATATCATGTAAAAAAGATTGTGAGGTTTTTTCTTTGGGTGGCCATTGTAATTGGTGCTATTGAATCGGTTTGCGTTTTTGTCGTGTGGGTTTTCATAGTTAAGACACGCCGAAAGTCTCGTGCAGATGAACACGATTACCATCCTTTGACCGATAGATTCAGAAAATATAGTTATTCAGAGTTGAAGAAGGCGACAAAGGGGTTCAGTGAAGAGATCGGAAGGGGGGCGGGAGGGGTTGTGTACAAAGGTATTTTATCAGATGAAAGACATGCAGCAATTAAGAGACTGAATGAAGCTGAACAAGGAGAAGGAGAATTCCTTGCAGAAGTGAGCATCATTGGAAGGCTTAACCACATGAACTTGATTCAAATGTGGGGATATTGTGTTGAGGGAAAGCATAGATTGTTGGTGTATGAATATATGGAGAATGGTTCTTTGGCACAAAATCTCTCATCCAACACTCTTGATTGGAGTAAGAGATACAACATTGCCCTTGGAACTGCAAGAGTTCTTGCATATCTTCATGAAGAATGCTTGGAGTGGATTTTGCACTGTGATATAAAGCCACAGAACATACTTCTTGACGCTAATTATCAACCCAAGGTAGCAGATTTTGGGCTGTCCAAGCTACAAAACAGGAACAACTTGAACAATTCAAGTTTTTCAATGATAAGAGGAACACGAGGGTACATGGCACCTGAGTGGGTTCTGAATTTAGCAATCACCTCGAAGGTTGATGTTTACAGCTATGGAATTGTTCTATTGGAGATGATAACAGGGAAGAACCCAACAACGAGTGTTCAAAACATTGATGGAGAAGAGTCGTACAATGGAAGGGTGGTGGCATgggtgagagagaaaaagagtgGAAGATCTTGGCTAGAGCATATCATTGATCCTGCAATCCAAACAAACTATGATGAATCTAAGATGGAGCTTTTAGTCAAAGTGGCTTTGGACTGTGTTGAGGAAGACAAAGATATAAGGCCAACCATGAGCCAAGTCGTGGAAATGCTTCAAAGTGTTCCTCAGTAA